One Stigmatella aurantiaca genomic region harbors:
- a CDS encoding M35 family metallo-endopeptidase, which translates to MSKRQGGRLRGLCGAGAGLLLLGACGAPPEGPDDASPLGAVEAATGGLSAHLSAAATSLRAEEEVSLTLALTNPTAHPVRLLVWNTPAQGLTENLLTVTFNGAPVEYRGPHFKRAIPRPEDFLVLAPGESLTRTVTLSGVYDWSRSGPYTVRYTGVGPESFSSNSLTLWVSGRPAPQEPLEAPPAAAPGLSYRQCSDSQKSDIAQAFTTAQSMAHRAVSYLSETPPIRAPRYKTWFGAATATGWLTVRAHFNTLKRALNTKPVVVDCGCTRNAYAYVYSHRPYTIYVCNAFWSAPMTGTDSKGGTLIHEMSHFHAVAGTEDHAYGQSAAKSLALSHPSKARDNADSHEYFAENTPMLR; encoded by the coding sequence ATGAGCAAGCGCCAGGGGGGCCGTCTTCGAGGGCTGTGTGGCGCAGGGGCCGGTCTGCTCCTGCTGGGTGCCTGCGGTGCGCCCCCGGAAGGGCCTGACGACGCCTCGCCGCTGGGGGCGGTGGAGGCGGCCACGGGCGGGCTCTCCGCGCACCTGTCGGCCGCGGCCACGTCCCTCCGCGCCGAGGAGGAGGTGAGCCTCACGCTCGCCCTCACCAACCCCACCGCCCACCCGGTCCGCCTGCTCGTCTGGAACACCCCGGCGCAGGGGCTCACGGAGAACCTGCTCACGGTGACGTTCAACGGCGCCCCGGTGGAGTACCGCGGGCCCCACTTCAAGCGCGCCATCCCCCGCCCCGAGGACTTTCTCGTCCTGGCGCCCGGAGAGAGCCTCACCCGCACCGTGACGCTCTCCGGCGTGTATGACTGGTCCCGGAGCGGCCCCTACACCGTGCGCTACACGGGGGTGGGCCCCGAGAGCTTCTCCTCCAACAGCCTCACCCTGTGGGTCAGCGGCCGCCCCGCCCCCCAGGAGCCCCTCGAAGCCCCACCCGCCGCCGCCCCGGGGCTCTCCTACCGCCAGTGCTCGGACAGCCAGAAGTCAGACATCGCCCAGGCCTTCACCACCGCGCAGAGCATGGCCCACCGGGCGGTGAGCTACCTCTCCGAGACGCCGCCCATCCGCGCCCCGCGCTACAAGACGTGGTTCGGCGCGGCCACCGCCACGGGCTGGCTCACGGTGAGGGCCCACTTCAACACCCTCAAGCGCGCGCTCAACACCAAACCCGTGGTGGTGGATTGCGGCTGTACGCGCAACGCCTATGCATACGTGTACTCCCACCGCCCCTACACGATTTACGTCTGCAATGCCTTCTGGAGCGCGCCGATGACGGGCACCGACTCCAAGGGCGGCACGCTCATCCACGAGATGAGCCACTTCCACGCGGTGGCCGGCACCGAGGACCACGCCTACGGCCAGAGCGCCGCCAAGAGCCTCGCCCTCTCCCACCCCAGCAAGGCCCGGGATAACGCGGACAGTCACGAGTACTTCGCAGAGAACACACCCATGCTGCGATAG
- a CDS encoding M35 family metallo-endopeptidase — MSKSLGGRRQWLVGAVTGMSLLGACGAPQETAGESTELSAPEATAGDISARLSAGTSSFGAQSEVSVTITLTNVSRRAVSLLSWHTPVDGLKDDLLEVTLNGAPVEYTGRHYKRAAPRAEDFLTLAPGESLTRTVGLSDAYDLSRSGNYAVSFSGSHHAESPALHDSFASNSVSLWIEGRPGRENGYEAQDIRAQGLTTSTNCSTSRKTDITSAFSAAQSMTNNSLSYLTNTTPGSTPRYTTWFGAYSSTGWSTAKSHFTAIKSAFDTKSVVVDCGCTDSAYAYVYPTQPYKIYVCNAFWSAPMTGTDSKGGTLVHEMSHFNAVAGTDDHAYGHTAAKKLATTNPTRALDNADSHEYFAENTPAQN; from the coding sequence ATGAGCAAGAGCCTGGGTGGTCGTCGTCAGTGGCTGGTGGGCGCGGTGACCGGTATGTCGCTGCTGGGTGCCTGTGGCGCCCCGCAGGAGACGGCCGGAGAGTCCACGGAGCTCAGCGCTCCGGAGGCCACCGCGGGTGACATCTCCGCGCGGCTGTCCGCCGGGACGTCTTCCTTCGGCGCCCAGAGCGAGGTGAGCGTCACCATCACCCTCACCAACGTCTCCCGCCGCGCGGTGAGCCTGCTGTCCTGGCACACGCCGGTGGATGGCCTCAAGGACGACCTGCTCGAGGTGACGCTCAACGGCGCCCCCGTGGAGTACACCGGCCGCCACTACAAGCGCGCGGCCCCCCGCGCCGAGGACTTCCTCACGCTGGCCCCCGGCGAGAGCCTCACCCGCACGGTGGGCCTGTCGGACGCGTATGACTTGTCCCGCAGCGGCAACTACGCCGTGAGCTTCTCCGGCTCGCACCACGCCGAGAGCCCCGCGCTCCACGACTCCTTCGCCTCCAACAGCGTCTCCCTGTGGATCGAAGGCCGTCCGGGCCGCGAGAACGGCTACGAGGCGCAGGACATCCGCGCCCAGGGCCTGACGACCTCGACCAACTGCAGCACCTCCCGGAAGACGGACATCACCAGCGCGTTCTCCGCGGCCCAGTCGATGACGAACAACTCGCTCAGCTACCTCACCAACACCACGCCCGGCAGCACCCCGCGCTACACCACCTGGTTCGGTGCCTACAGCAGCACGGGCTGGAGCACGGCCAAGTCGCACTTCACCGCCATCAAGAGCGCCTTCGACACCAAGTCGGTGGTGGTCGACTGCGGCTGCACGGACAGCGCCTACGCCTACGTGTACCCCACCCAGCCCTACAAGATTTACGTGTGCAACGCGTTCTGGAGCGCGCCGATGACGGGCACGGACTCCAAGGGCGGCACGCTGGTCCACGAGATGAGCCACTTCAACGCGGTGGCGGGCACCGACGACCACGCCTACGGCCACACCGCCGCCAAGAAGCTGGCGACCACCAACCCCACGCGCGCCCTGGATAACGCCGACAGCCACGAGTACTTCGCCGAGAACACTCCCGCACAGAACTGA